One window from the genome of Malus domestica chromosome 01, GDT2T_hap1 encodes:
- the LOC103444628 gene encoding serine/threonine-protein kinase TIO-like isoform X5: MSGKNPQKPDISQSSLYQFSNLSLSSRTEKSRDIERWVQKMGVENYHVIELVGEGSFGKVYKGRRKNTGQTVAMKFIMKHGKSDKDIHNLRQEIEGELFEILEDDKCLPEEQVQAIAKQLVRALHYLHSNRIIHRDMKPQNILIGAGSIVKLCDFGFARAMSTNTVVLRSIKGTPLYMAPELVREQPYNHTADLWSLGVILYELFVGQPPFYTNSVYALIRHIVKDPVKYPDNISPSFKNFLKGLLNKVPQNRLTWPALLEHPFVKETPPELEAREMRSATAAERGCVAAWRSEGNKVQTSDGLAVSSPVHSSASSENNSGISFQNDAQANTPESTTVNSSPNEFPGLTNPSEVKQSGCQILDRLENNSRTVKGAQIISQDNEALAHVLLPLKRCSNGPPDSCRDEDILNSKQSLRILSNLVAAGAFHSSELFDEIIHEFLAYSAIIVSMKSSEVNELKAKSFSIIKILVDNAGSSIGGSYFRHWVVLSDIFSQVVGCCEDASGRVLYESIACITVMLRRVTQGLKAFSSTSVPEAASDPNEALKQILDHTKTSGLVDQLCLCLVTAGSSLISGSSNMLCAACEACTAIWFLIDASENLSMKRNAYLFPLNTLRRPSPQLDIRDQDQGSLIGTEAAKLVAVITRAFLRSKAVQVAIHYCLHQRLEASLYAGIQLLLRCCLHNGIVPGVLCGLPSSLPVTTVVSGGGDGTIISEIFSLLSLCISSQNKDPQAIETATFKNKLTNPTTLVLHSCLILATVAQCLKATGRNSALFMLTTSPKKQLSRLSVLAHHFSSDESKNASIQAHAASAMLALASILYLEPGSSVESSILEVAVPLIPRSATLCEYLKLSSGNGIGLHSNGPSGTLSYWHGLRDGCVGLLESRLRWGGPLAVKQLCASNMPLLLVDLLANNQPEVGSNNDQVGLTPIGVIWTISSICHCLSGGALTFRQILLRCNHIKLISDLIANMHLKLVKSWVGPGGGKDGVRDITNAVIDVLAFPFVAVQNASGLPSATASVNSGALLNLGSPGGRVCMKDKDMVKVIEEDLGKFIKNLLEVGVPGIVLWCLEHLDLKDMGRPVAFLAKMIGYRPLAVQIVGKGLLDPKTMRRLLDCSSPREVMLDVLMIVSDLARMDKGFYEYINGASVLELFKEFLTHENPNMRSKACSALGNMCRHSSYFYSSLARNQIIDLLIDRCSDPDKRTRKFACFAIGNAAYHDKMLYEELRRSIPSLVNLLVSSEEDKTKANAAGALSNLVRHSDQLCEDIVSKGAMQSLLKLVADCSVVALNPPSRKDSANESPLKIALIALANMCSHQPCRQFLGSSPLFTVIGRLRQSPESTIANHASLIFAKVADS; encoded by the exons atgagCGGGAAAAATCCACAAAAACCTGACATCTCTCAGTCCAGTCTATACCAATTTTCAAATCTCTCTCTGAGTTCCAG GACTGAAAAGAGTAGAGATATAGAGAGGTGGGTTCAAAAGATGGGTGTCGAGAACTACCACGTGATTGAGCTTGTAGGCGAAGGTTCCTTTGGGAAGGTATACAAGGGAAGGCGAAAGAACACGGGCCAG ACTGTTGCGATGAAATTCATTATGAAGCACGGCAAAAGTGACAAAGATATCCACAATTTAAGACAAGAAATTGAG GGTGAACTATTTGAAATTCTTGAGGATGATAAGTGCCTTCCTGAAGAACAAGTTCAAGCTATTGCAAAGCAGCTG GTGAGAGCATTGCATTATCTGCATTCCAACCGTATCATCCATCGTGACATGAAACCACAAAACATTCTCATTGGTGCTGGTTCTATTGTTAAG CtctgtgattttggttttgcaCGTGCAATGTCCACAAACACTGTTGTTTTGCGATCCATTAAAG GTACTCCTCTGTACATGGCGCCTGAACTAGTACGGGAACAACCCTACAACCACACTGCAGATCTGTGGTCTCTAGGAGTAATATT ATATGAATTATTTGTAGGCCAGCCTCCATTTTATACAAACTCTGTATATGCACTCATCAGGCACATTGTTAAG GATCCAGTTAAATATCCTGACAACATAAGTCCAAGTTTTAAAAACTTTCTTAAGGGATTGCTTAATAAG GTGCCTCAAAATCGATTGACTTGGCCAGCTCTTCTGGAACACCCATTTGTCAAAGAGACGCCTCCCGAACTGGAGGCTAGG GAAATGCGTTCTGCAACTGCTGCAGAAAGGGGATGTGTTGCGGCATGGAGGAGTGAAGGAAACAAAGTTCAAACATCAGATGGTCTGGCTGTTTCATCTCCTG TCCACTCTTCAGCTTCTTCAGAGAACAACAGTGGGATAAGTTTTCAGAATGATGCTCAAGCAAATACTCCTGAATCCACAACAGTCAATTCTTCCCCAAATGAGTTCCCAGGATTAACAAATCCTAGTGAAGTCAAACAGTCAG GTTGCCAAATTTTGGACAGATTGGAAAATAACTCTCGTACAGTCAAGGGTGCACAAATAATAAGTCAAGATAATGAAGCATTAGCACATGTTTTGTTGCCACTAAAAAGATGCTCCAATGGACCCCCAGATTCATGCAG ggATGAAGATATTCTTAATTCAAAACAGTCTTTGAGAATTCTTTCAAACTTAGTTGCAGCTGGTGCCTTCCATTCCAGCGAGCTGTTTGATGAAATAATACATGAATTTCTTGCTTACTCTGCTATCATTGTGAGCATGAAATCTTCTGAAGTAAATGAGTTAAAAGCGAAG AGTTtctcaataattaaaattttggttgacaatgctGGAAGCAGCATTGGTGGCTCATATTTCAGGCACTGGGTTGTCTTATCAGATATTTTTTCACAG GTTGTTGGTTGTTGTGAAGATGCATCTGGAAGAGTTTTGTATGAGTCCATTGCTTGCATTACTGTCATGTTAAGAAGAGTCACACAGGGCCTTAAAGCTTTTTCCTCAACTTCAGTTCCTGAGGCAGCTTCTGATCCTAATGAAGCACTGAAACAGATTCTGGATCACACTAAAACATCTGGTTTAGTGGACCAACTTTGTCTCTGCTTAGTAACTGCAGGGTCAAGTCTTATTTCAGGCTCTTCAAATATGCTGTGTGCGGCTTGTGAGGCATGTACGGCAATTTGGTTTCTGATAGATGCATCAGAAAATCTTTCTATGAAAAGAAATGCCTATTTATTCCCCCTAAACACTTTGCGCCGGCCTTCACCCCAACTTGACATTAGGGATCAAGATCAAGGTTCTTTGATTGGGACAGAAGCAGCAAAACTTGTTGCTGTAATTACGAGAGCATTCCTTAGATCAAAAGCAGTACAAGTTGCTATCCATTATTGCCTTCATCAACGACTTGAAGCTTCGCTATATGCTGGCATTCAG TTATTGTTGAGGTGCTGCTTGCATAATGGAATTGTTCCTGGTGTTCTCTGTGGCCTGCCTAGTTCCCTACCTGTAACTACTGTTGTTAGTGGTGGAGGTGATGGAACCATTATTTCAGAGATATTCTCTTTGTTGTCTTTGTGCATTTCATCTCAAAATAAAGATCCCCAAGCAATTGAGACAGCCACCTTCAAGAACAAATTAACCAATCCCACTACCTTGGTTCTGCATTCATGCCTCATCCTTGCAACAGTTGCACAATGTTTGAAGGCAACTGGAAGAAATTCTGCACTATTTATGCTAACAACATCTCCAAAGAAGCAGCTTTCTCGACTTTCTGTTCTTGCTCATCATTTTTCTTCTGATGAGAGCAAAAACGCCTCCATTCAAGCTCATGCTGCATCGGCCATGCTGGCACTGGCTTCCATTTTGTACCTTGAACCTGGCAGTTCTGTTGAGTCTTCTATCCTCGAGGTAGCAGTGCCTTTGATTCCTAGAAGTGCCACACTATGTGAATACCTGAAGCTTTCATCAGGCAATGGAATTGGATTGCATTCGAATGGTCCTAGTGGTACTCTCTCATATTGGCATGGTCTAAGGGATGGATGTGTTGGCTTGCTGGAGTCTAGACTGAGGTGGGGAGGACCCTTAGCTGTTAAACAGCTGTGTGCAAGCAATATGCCTCTGCTTCTAGTGGATTTGTTAGCCAACAACCAACCAGAAGTTGGTAGCAACAATGATCAAGTTGGGCTTACCCCTATAGGAGTCATATGGACAATATCGTCAATATGTCACTGCCTTTCAGGTGGAGCCTTAACTTTTCGTCAGATCCTGCTTAGATGTAATCATATCAAGCTCATCTCCGACTTGATAGCTAATATGCATCTCAAGCTTGTAAAATCTTGGGTTGGGCCCGGTGGAGGGAAAGATGGTGTAAGAGATATAACAAATGCAGTAATTGACGTCTTGGCATTTCCTTTTGTGGCTGTACAGAATGCTTCAGGATTGCCATCAGCCACTGCTTCAGTTAATAGCGGGGCCCTTCTCAACCTGGGTTCACCAGGGGGTAGAGTTTGCATGAAAGACAAAGACATGGTGAAAGTAATTGAAGAAGACCTTGGGAAGTTTATTAAAAACCTTTTGGAG GTAGGAGTGCCAGGCATCGTTCTTTGGTGTTTAGAACACTTGGATTTAAAGGATATGGGAAGACCAGTGGCCTTTCTTGCTAAAATGATTGGTTACCGACCATTGGCAGTTCAAATTGTGGGTAAAGGCTTGTTGGATCCTAAAACGATGAGAAGATTGCTGGACTGTTCTAGTCCAAGAGAGGTGATGCTGGATGTTCTAATGATTGTTTCTGATTTGGCTCGCATGGACAAG GGATTCTACGAATACATTAATGGAGCATCTGTATTGGAGCTCTTCAAGGAATTTCTCACCCATGAAAATCCTAATATGCGCTCCAAGGCTTGTAGTGCTCTAGGAAATATGTGCCGGCACAGCTCCTACTTTTATAGTTCCCTG GCAAGGAATCAAATCATTGATCTCCTTATTGATCGATGTTCTGATCCTGATAAACGGACACGAAAATTTGCTTGCTTTGCT ATTGGGAATGCTGCCTACCATGACAAGATGTTATATGAAGAGCTACGAAGATCCATACCCTCTCTTGTGAATTTGTTGGTTTCGTCCGAAGAAGACAAGACTAAAGCAAATGCAGCAGGTGCACTAAGCAATCTTGTCCGCCACTCCGATCAGCTTTGTGAAGACATTGTATCCAAAGGAGCCATGCAG TCTTTACTGAAGTTGGTGGCTGATTGTTCGGTGGTAGCACTGAACCCGCCGAGTAGAAAAGACTCAGCAAACGAGTCACCTCTTAAAATAGCTCTGATTGCATTGGCAAATATGTGTTCGCATCAGCCCTGCAGACAATTCCTCGGTTCATCACCGTTGTTCACTGTGATCGGACGCCTTCGGCAGTCTCCGGAATCAACAATTGCCAATCACGCCTCGCTGATATTCGCCAAAGTTGCTGATTCCTGA
- the LOC103444628 gene encoding serine/threonine-protein kinase TIO-like isoform X4, producing MSGKNPQKPDISQSSLYQFSNLSLSSRTEKSRDIERWVQKMGVENYHVIELVGEGSFGKVYKGRRKNTGQTVAMKFIMKHGKSDKDIHNLRQEIEILRKLKHENIIEMLDSFESPQEFCVVTEFAQGELFEILEDDKCLPEEQVQAIAKQLVRALHYLHSNRIIHRDMKPQNILIGAGSIVKLCDFGFARAMSTNTVVLRSIKGTPLYMAPELVREQPYNHTADLWSLGVILYELFVGQPPFYTNSVYALIRHIVKDPVKYPDNISPSFKNFLKGLLNKVPQNRLTWPALLEHPFVKETPPELEAREMRSATAAERGCVAAWRSEGNKVQTSDASSENNSGISFQNDAQANTPESTTVNSSPNEFPGLTNPSEVKQSGCQILDRLENNSRTVKGAQIISQDNEALAHVLLPLKRCSNGPPDSCRDEDILNSKQSLRILSNLVAAGAFHSSELFDEIIHEFLAYSAIIVSMKSSEVNELKAKSFSIIKILVDNAGSSIGGSYFRHWVVLSDIFSQVVGCCEDASGRVLYESIACITVMLRRVTQGLKAFSSTSVPEAASDPNEALKQILDHTKTSGLVDQLCLCLVTAGSSLISGSSNMLCAACEACTAIWFLIDASENLSMKRNAYLFPLNTLRRPSPQLDIRDQDQGSLIGTEAAKLVAVITRAFLRSKAVQVAIHYCLHQRLEASLYAGIQLLLRCCLHNGIVPGVLCGLPSSLPVTTVVSGGGDGTIISEIFSLLSLCISSQNKDPQAIETATFKNKLTNPTTLVLHSCLILATVAQCLKATGRNSALFMLTTSPKKQLSRLSVLAHHFSSDESKNASIQAHAASAMLALASILYLEPGSSVESSILEVAVPLIPRSATLCEYLKLSSGNGIGLHSNGPSGTLSYWHGLRDGCVGLLESRLRWGGPLAVKQLCASNMPLLLVDLLANNQPEVGSNNDQVGLTPIGVIWTISSICHCLSGGALTFRQILLRCNHIKLISDLIANMHLKLVKSWVGPGGGKDGVRDITNAVIDVLAFPFVAVQNASGLPSATASVNSGALLNLGSPGGRVCMKDKDMVKVIEEDLGKFIKNLLEVGVPGIVLWCLEHLDLKDMGRPVAFLAKMIGYRPLAVQIVGKGLLDPKTMRRLLDCSSPREVMLDVLMIVSDLARMDKGFYEYINGASVLELFKEFLTHENPNMRSKACSALGNMCRHSSYFYSSLARNQIIDLLIDRCSDPDKRTRKFACFAIGNAAYHDKMLYEELRRSIPSLVNLLVSSEEDKTKANAAGALSNLVRHSDQLCEDIVSKGAMQSLLKLVADCSVVALNPPSRKDSANESPLKIALIALANMCSHQPCRQFLGSSPLFTVIGRLRQSPESTIANHASLIFAKVADS from the exons atgagCGGGAAAAATCCACAAAAACCTGACATCTCTCAGTCCAGTCTATACCAATTTTCAAATCTCTCTCTGAGTTCCAG GACTGAAAAGAGTAGAGATATAGAGAGGTGGGTTCAAAAGATGGGTGTCGAGAACTACCACGTGATTGAGCTTGTAGGCGAAGGTTCCTTTGGGAAGGTATACAAGGGAAGGCGAAAGAACACGGGCCAG ACTGTTGCGATGAAATTCATTATGAAGCACGGCAAAAGTGACAAAGATATCCACAATTTAAGACAAGAAATTGAG ATCCTAAGAAAGTTGAAGCACGAAAACATCATTGAAATGCTTGATTCATTTGAAAGCCCACAAGAGTTTTGTGTTGTTACAGAATTTGCACAA GGTGAACTATTTGAAATTCTTGAGGATGATAAGTGCCTTCCTGAAGAACAAGTTCAAGCTATTGCAAAGCAGCTG GTGAGAGCATTGCATTATCTGCATTCCAACCGTATCATCCATCGTGACATGAAACCACAAAACATTCTCATTGGTGCTGGTTCTATTGTTAAG CtctgtgattttggttttgcaCGTGCAATGTCCACAAACACTGTTGTTTTGCGATCCATTAAAG GTACTCCTCTGTACATGGCGCCTGAACTAGTACGGGAACAACCCTACAACCACACTGCAGATCTGTGGTCTCTAGGAGTAATATT ATATGAATTATTTGTAGGCCAGCCTCCATTTTATACAAACTCTGTATATGCACTCATCAGGCACATTGTTAAG GATCCAGTTAAATATCCTGACAACATAAGTCCAAGTTTTAAAAACTTTCTTAAGGGATTGCTTAATAAG GTGCCTCAAAATCGATTGACTTGGCCAGCTCTTCTGGAACACCCATTTGTCAAAGAGACGCCTCCCGAACTGGAGGCTAGG GAAATGCGTTCTGCAACTGCTGCAGAAAGGGGATGTGTTGCGGCATGGAGGAGTGAAGGAAACAAAGTTCAAACATCAGATG CTTCTTCAGAGAACAACAGTGGGATAAGTTTTCAGAATGATGCTCAAGCAAATACTCCTGAATCCACAACAGTCAATTCTTCCCCAAATGAGTTCCCAGGATTAACAAATCCTAGTGAAGTCAAACAGTCAG GTTGCCAAATTTTGGACAGATTGGAAAATAACTCTCGTACAGTCAAGGGTGCACAAATAATAAGTCAAGATAATGAAGCATTAGCACATGTTTTGTTGCCACTAAAAAGATGCTCCAATGGACCCCCAGATTCATGCAG ggATGAAGATATTCTTAATTCAAAACAGTCTTTGAGAATTCTTTCAAACTTAGTTGCAGCTGGTGCCTTCCATTCCAGCGAGCTGTTTGATGAAATAATACATGAATTTCTTGCTTACTCTGCTATCATTGTGAGCATGAAATCTTCTGAAGTAAATGAGTTAAAAGCGAAG AGTTtctcaataattaaaattttggttgacaatgctGGAAGCAGCATTGGTGGCTCATATTTCAGGCACTGGGTTGTCTTATCAGATATTTTTTCACAG GTTGTTGGTTGTTGTGAAGATGCATCTGGAAGAGTTTTGTATGAGTCCATTGCTTGCATTACTGTCATGTTAAGAAGAGTCACACAGGGCCTTAAAGCTTTTTCCTCAACTTCAGTTCCTGAGGCAGCTTCTGATCCTAATGAAGCACTGAAACAGATTCTGGATCACACTAAAACATCTGGTTTAGTGGACCAACTTTGTCTCTGCTTAGTAACTGCAGGGTCAAGTCTTATTTCAGGCTCTTCAAATATGCTGTGTGCGGCTTGTGAGGCATGTACGGCAATTTGGTTTCTGATAGATGCATCAGAAAATCTTTCTATGAAAAGAAATGCCTATTTATTCCCCCTAAACACTTTGCGCCGGCCTTCACCCCAACTTGACATTAGGGATCAAGATCAAGGTTCTTTGATTGGGACAGAAGCAGCAAAACTTGTTGCTGTAATTACGAGAGCATTCCTTAGATCAAAAGCAGTACAAGTTGCTATCCATTATTGCCTTCATCAACGACTTGAAGCTTCGCTATATGCTGGCATTCAG TTATTGTTGAGGTGCTGCTTGCATAATGGAATTGTTCCTGGTGTTCTCTGTGGCCTGCCTAGTTCCCTACCTGTAACTACTGTTGTTAGTGGTGGAGGTGATGGAACCATTATTTCAGAGATATTCTCTTTGTTGTCTTTGTGCATTTCATCTCAAAATAAAGATCCCCAAGCAATTGAGACAGCCACCTTCAAGAACAAATTAACCAATCCCACTACCTTGGTTCTGCATTCATGCCTCATCCTTGCAACAGTTGCACAATGTTTGAAGGCAACTGGAAGAAATTCTGCACTATTTATGCTAACAACATCTCCAAAGAAGCAGCTTTCTCGACTTTCTGTTCTTGCTCATCATTTTTCTTCTGATGAGAGCAAAAACGCCTCCATTCAAGCTCATGCTGCATCGGCCATGCTGGCACTGGCTTCCATTTTGTACCTTGAACCTGGCAGTTCTGTTGAGTCTTCTATCCTCGAGGTAGCAGTGCCTTTGATTCCTAGAAGTGCCACACTATGTGAATACCTGAAGCTTTCATCAGGCAATGGAATTGGATTGCATTCGAATGGTCCTAGTGGTACTCTCTCATATTGGCATGGTCTAAGGGATGGATGTGTTGGCTTGCTGGAGTCTAGACTGAGGTGGGGAGGACCCTTAGCTGTTAAACAGCTGTGTGCAAGCAATATGCCTCTGCTTCTAGTGGATTTGTTAGCCAACAACCAACCAGAAGTTGGTAGCAACAATGATCAAGTTGGGCTTACCCCTATAGGAGTCATATGGACAATATCGTCAATATGTCACTGCCTTTCAGGTGGAGCCTTAACTTTTCGTCAGATCCTGCTTAGATGTAATCATATCAAGCTCATCTCCGACTTGATAGCTAATATGCATCTCAAGCTTGTAAAATCTTGGGTTGGGCCCGGTGGAGGGAAAGATGGTGTAAGAGATATAACAAATGCAGTAATTGACGTCTTGGCATTTCCTTTTGTGGCTGTACAGAATGCTTCAGGATTGCCATCAGCCACTGCTTCAGTTAATAGCGGGGCCCTTCTCAACCTGGGTTCACCAGGGGGTAGAGTTTGCATGAAAGACAAAGACATGGTGAAAGTAATTGAAGAAGACCTTGGGAAGTTTATTAAAAACCTTTTGGAG GTAGGAGTGCCAGGCATCGTTCTTTGGTGTTTAGAACACTTGGATTTAAAGGATATGGGAAGACCAGTGGCCTTTCTTGCTAAAATGATTGGTTACCGACCATTGGCAGTTCAAATTGTGGGTAAAGGCTTGTTGGATCCTAAAACGATGAGAAGATTGCTGGACTGTTCTAGTCCAAGAGAGGTGATGCTGGATGTTCTAATGATTGTTTCTGATTTGGCTCGCATGGACAAG GGATTCTACGAATACATTAATGGAGCATCTGTATTGGAGCTCTTCAAGGAATTTCTCACCCATGAAAATCCTAATATGCGCTCCAAGGCTTGTAGTGCTCTAGGAAATATGTGCCGGCACAGCTCCTACTTTTATAGTTCCCTG GCAAGGAATCAAATCATTGATCTCCTTATTGATCGATGTTCTGATCCTGATAAACGGACACGAAAATTTGCTTGCTTTGCT ATTGGGAATGCTGCCTACCATGACAAGATGTTATATGAAGAGCTACGAAGATCCATACCCTCTCTTGTGAATTTGTTGGTTTCGTCCGAAGAAGACAAGACTAAAGCAAATGCAGCAGGTGCACTAAGCAATCTTGTCCGCCACTCCGATCAGCTTTGTGAAGACATTGTATCCAAAGGAGCCATGCAG TCTTTACTGAAGTTGGTGGCTGATTGTTCGGTGGTAGCACTGAACCCGCCGAGTAGAAAAGACTCAGCAAACGAGTCACCTCTTAAAATAGCTCTGATTGCATTGGCAAATATGTGTTCGCATCAGCCCTGCAGACAATTCCTCGGTTCATCACCGTTGTTCACTGTGATCGGACGCCTTCGGCAGTCTCCGGAATCAACAATTGCCAATCACGCCTCGCTGATATTCGCCAAAGTTGCTGATTCCTGA